One window from the genome of Danaus plexippus chromosome 24, MEX_DaPlex, whole genome shotgun sequence encodes:
- the LOC116776011 gene encoding uncharacterized protein LOC116776011 isoform X3, translating into MSLAEGASDTEHRQEDSKKSDKPRGSMSDPYMWKEQIHTLMKGGDSESDISDSEHFLTKGAFLLTPSHGLSMEKASAICEKMEFKGCFSLTKTATGILFKFSSVDDYQMVFKKGFHKVTGSRFYRKIAIPCRPQKTFTIYVYDIPDEVPEEDVRHALFKFTSVVEVVRLHFTGSPREGNTGSSTPKPLEKTPSRAITSIDGELVSSMVPKEASSVMRITLANIEEANILLQNGLDFYGATYFPTELATPAQAAKLVKPSRVTGGTVSARVRDLLPVFDQQGFAKFAPPASRLVKPRSK; encoded by the exons ATGTCCTTAGCGGAAGGCGCCTCTGACACAGAACATAGACAGGAAGACTCCAAGAAATCCGACAAGCCACGCGGTTCG ATGTCAGACCCATACATGTGGAAAGAGCAGATCCATACGTTGATGAAGGGCGGAGATAGCGAGTCCGACATATCGGATTCCGAGCACTTCCTCACCAAAGGAGCCTTCCTTCTCACCCCCTCTCATGGCCTTAGTATGGAGAAGGCTTCCGCAATCTGCGAGAAAATGGAATTCAAAGGTTGCTTTTCGCTAACAAAAACCGCTACaggtatattgtttaaattctcCAGCGTCGATGACTACCAGATGGTGTTCAAGAAGGGCTTCCATAAGGTTACTGGATCCAGATTTTATAGAAAG ATAGCGATACCCTGCCGTCCTCAGAAGACGTTCACGATTTACGTGTATGATATACCCGATGAGGTGCCAGAGGAAGACGTGCGTCATGCTCTGTTCAAGTTCACTTCCGTCGTGGAGGTGGTGCGTCTGCATTTCACTGGATCACCACGTGAAGGTAACACtg GTTCTTCAACCCCAAAACCTTTGGAGAAAACGCCATCTCGTGCTATAACCAGTATCGACGGAGAGTTGGTGAGCAGCATGGTACCGAAGGAAGCTTCCAGTGTGATGAGGATCACGCTCGCCAATATCGAGGAAGCTAACATCCTACTTCAAAATGGTCTAGACTTCTACGGAGCTACGTATTTCCCGACTGAGTTGGCGACACCGGCACAGGCAGCTAAACTCGTCAAGCCTAGCCG GGTTACGGGTGGTACTGTATCTGCCAGAGTCCGGGATTTGTTGCCAGTTTTTGATCAGCAGGGGTTCGCCAAGTTTGCTCCACCGGCTTCCAGACTTGTAAAGCCACGATCCAAgtga
- the LOC116775968 gene encoding facilitated trehalose transporter Tret1-2 homolog — protein sequence MGDERTENGEVGLNEKQASEPDEDKQTNGEKIDIDNNKDIDKDKNKDKDKDIDKHKDKMNYTETIRQRDNESNYVQNIKNSKLSLGDYSKDETLLTDSKTVVRFSPVWKQTLASMAAILMTFSAGLTSGYSAILLPQLKDTNSSIPCDESTASWIAAMAALPMAPGCLIGGWLMEKFGRRNAHYMVCAPFLLGWILIACANNLALILLGRFFTGLCVGLIGPLGPVFISETTSPQYRGIFLAGISLAIAVGIFVAHLIGTYIHWQWTAVICCFFPIMSVVLLSMIPESPTWLIAKGQLEDGVKSFHWLRGYDEEAKNELKGIVEKQKAQDSEPVPTLREKINSLKSPTLLKPLFIMIIFFVTCQFSGVNAVAFYSIEIIERAVGTGIDHYMAMLGIDSLRTFMSVVACVICKKFGRRPLCMISGIFTALSMVALSMFLYWADGKPNNLSWIPLSCLMLYICAISIGLVPLPWMMCGELFPTRVRGLGSGISSATTFVSFFIVVKTAPGMMSNLGEVFTFLFYGIVALVGTGILYFVLPETKGKSLQEIEDKFKSNKISIA from the exons ATGGGTGATGAGAGGACTGAAAATGGAGAAGTTGGCCTGAACGAAAAACAAGCTTCAGAACCGGACGAAGACAAGCAAACGAACGGAGAGAAAATAGATATAGACAACAATAAAGATatagataaagataaaaataaagataaagataaagatatagataaacataaagataaaatgaatTACACAGAGACAATACGGCAGAGGGACAACGAATCAAATTATGTACAGAATATAAAGAATTCAAAACTATCTTTGGGGGACTACTCAAAAGACGAGACGCTACTGACCGACTCGAAAACCGTTGTCAGGTTTTCGCCAGTATGGAAACAG ACTTTAGCATCTATGGCGGCCATTTTGATGACTTTCTCTGCTGGCCTCACGTCAGGCTACTCCGCAATACTCCTGCCTCAACTCAAAGACACTAATAGCAGCATACCATGTGATGAGAGCACAGCTTCCTGGATTG CGGCGATGGCGGCGCTACCAATGGCGCCTGGTTGTCTCATCGGTGGTTGGCTCATGGAAAAATTTGGAAGACGAAACGCCCACTACATGGTCTGCGCTCCCTTCCTCCTTGGCTGGATCCTAATAGCCTGCGCCAACAACCTCGCCCTTATACTACTTGGCAGATTCTTCACGGGTCTTTGCGTTGGTCTCATTGGACCACTTGGCCCCGTCTTCATTAGTGAAACCACCAGCCCACAGTATAGAGGAATTTTCCTGGCGGGAATATCACTGGCAATCGCCGTTGGTATTTTTGTTGCACATCTCATAGGAACGTATATACACTGGCAGTGGACAGCTGTGATTTGCTGCTTTTTCCCCATCATGTCAGTAGTTTTATTAAGCATGATCCCTGAGAGCCCTACCTGGTTAATTGCTAAAGGCCAACTTGAAGATGGCGTTAAATCCTTCCATTGGTTGAGAGGTTACGATGAAGAAGCAAAGAACGAACTGAAAGGAATagtagaaaaacaaaaagctCAAGACTCTGAACCGGTGCCGACGTTACGAGAGAAAATTAACAGCTTGAAGTCACCGACGCTGTTAAAACCTttgtttataatgataatattcttTGTAACATGTCAGTTCTCTGGTGTTAACGCGGTAGCCTTTTATTCTATAGAAATAATTGAAAGAGCCGTAGGTACGGGCATAGATCATTACATGGCTATGTTAGGAATAGATTCTCTGAGAACATTTATGTCTGTTGTTGCGTGCGTTATTTGCAAGAAATTTGGAAGGCGCCCGTTGTGCATGATAAGTGGAATCTTTACAGCTCTATCAATGGTGGCTCTGTCCATGTTCCTGTACTGGGCTGATGGAAAACCAAATAATCTATCTTGGATTCCTCTTTCTTGTCTAATGTTATACATATGTGCCATTTCCATAGGCCTCGTGCCTCTGCCATGGATGATGTGTGGAGAACTGTTCCCAACACGAGTCAGAGGTTTGGGATCAGGTATCAGTTCAGCAACAACATTTGTCTCATTCTTTATAGTAGTTAAGACTGCTCCAGGTATGATGTCCAATTTAGGAGAAGTCTTCACATTTCTGTTCTATGGTATCGTAGCTCTTGTAGGGACTGGAATACTTTATTTCGTTTTACCGGAAACGAAAGGCAAGAGCCTTCAGGAAATAGAagacaaatttaaaagtaacaaaataagcATAGCCTAA
- the LOC116776011 gene encoding uncharacterized protein LOC116776011 isoform X2, producing the protein MSLAEGASDTEHRQEDSKKSDKPRGSMSDPYMWKEQIHTLMKGGDSESDISDSEHFLTKGAFLLTPSHGLSMEKASAICEKMEFKGCFSLTKTATGILFKFSSVDDYQMVFKKGFHKVTGSRFYRKIAIPCRPQKTFTIYVYDIPDEVPEEDVRHALFKFTSVVEVVRLHFTGSPREGSSTPKPLEKTPSRAITSIDGELVSSMVPKEASSVMRITLANIEEANILLQNGLDFYGATYFPTELATPAQAAKLVKPSRGYISRVTGGTVSARVRDLLPVFDQQGFAKFAPPASRLVKPRSK; encoded by the exons ATGTCCTTAGCGGAAGGCGCCTCTGACACAGAACATAGACAGGAAGACTCCAAGAAATCCGACAAGCCACGCGGTTCG ATGTCAGACCCATACATGTGGAAAGAGCAGATCCATACGTTGATGAAGGGCGGAGATAGCGAGTCCGACATATCGGATTCCGAGCACTTCCTCACCAAAGGAGCCTTCCTTCTCACCCCCTCTCATGGCCTTAGTATGGAGAAGGCTTCCGCAATCTGCGAGAAAATGGAATTCAAAGGTTGCTTTTCGCTAACAAAAACCGCTACaggtatattgtttaaattctcCAGCGTCGATGACTACCAGATGGTGTTCAAGAAGGGCTTCCATAAGGTTACTGGATCCAGATTTTATAGAAAG ATAGCGATACCCTGCCGTCCTCAGAAGACGTTCACGATTTACGTGTATGATATACCCGATGAGGTGCCAGAGGAAGACGTGCGTCATGCTCTGTTCAAGTTCACTTCCGTCGTGGAGGTGGTGCGTCTGCATTTCACTGGATCACCACGTGAAG GTTCTTCAACCCCAAAACCTTTGGAGAAAACGCCATCTCGTGCTATAACCAGTATCGACGGAGAGTTGGTGAGCAGCATGGTACCGAAGGAAGCTTCCAGTGTGATGAGGATCACGCTCGCCAATATCGAGGAAGCTAACATCCTACTTCAAAATGGTCTAGACTTCTACGGAGCTACGTATTTCCCGACTGAGTTGGCGACACCGGCACAGGCAGCTAAACTCGTCAAGCCTAGCCG GGGCTATATTTCCAGGGTTACGGGTGGTACTGTATCTGCCAGAGTCCGGGATTTGTTGCCAGTTTTTGATCAGCAGGGGTTCGCCAAGTTTGCTCCACCGGCTTCCAGACTTGTAAAGCCACGATCCAAgtga
- the LOC116776011 gene encoding uncharacterized protein LOC116776011 isoform X1: protein MSLAEGASDTEHRQEDSKKSDKPRGSMSDPYMWKEQIHTLMKGGDSESDISDSEHFLTKGAFLLTPSHGLSMEKASAICEKMEFKGCFSLTKTATGILFKFSSVDDYQMVFKKGFHKVTGSRFYRKIAIPCRPQKTFTIYVYDIPDEVPEEDVRHALFKFTSVVEVVRLHFTGSPREGNTGSSTPKPLEKTPSRAITSIDGELVSSMVPKEASSVMRITLANIEEANILLQNGLDFYGATYFPTELATPAQAAKLVKPSRGYISRVTGGTVSARVRDLLPVFDQQGFAKFAPPASRLVKPRSK from the exons ATGTCCTTAGCGGAAGGCGCCTCTGACACAGAACATAGACAGGAAGACTCCAAGAAATCCGACAAGCCACGCGGTTCG ATGTCAGACCCATACATGTGGAAAGAGCAGATCCATACGTTGATGAAGGGCGGAGATAGCGAGTCCGACATATCGGATTCCGAGCACTTCCTCACCAAAGGAGCCTTCCTTCTCACCCCCTCTCATGGCCTTAGTATGGAGAAGGCTTCCGCAATCTGCGAGAAAATGGAATTCAAAGGTTGCTTTTCGCTAACAAAAACCGCTACaggtatattgtttaaattctcCAGCGTCGATGACTACCAGATGGTGTTCAAGAAGGGCTTCCATAAGGTTACTGGATCCAGATTTTATAGAAAG ATAGCGATACCCTGCCGTCCTCAGAAGACGTTCACGATTTACGTGTATGATATACCCGATGAGGTGCCAGAGGAAGACGTGCGTCATGCTCTGTTCAAGTTCACTTCCGTCGTGGAGGTGGTGCGTCTGCATTTCACTGGATCACCACGTGAAGGTAACACtg GTTCTTCAACCCCAAAACCTTTGGAGAAAACGCCATCTCGTGCTATAACCAGTATCGACGGAGAGTTGGTGAGCAGCATGGTACCGAAGGAAGCTTCCAGTGTGATGAGGATCACGCTCGCCAATATCGAGGAAGCTAACATCCTACTTCAAAATGGTCTAGACTTCTACGGAGCTACGTATTTCCCGACTGAGTTGGCGACACCGGCACAGGCAGCTAAACTCGTCAAGCCTAGCCG GGGCTATATTTCCAGGGTTACGGGTGGTACTGTATCTGCCAGAGTCCGGGATTTGTTGCCAGTTTTTGATCAGCAGGGGTTCGCCAAGTTTGCTCCACCGGCTTCCAGACTTGTAAAGCCACGATCCAAgtga
- the LOC116775949 gene encoding facilitated trehalose transporter Tret1-like yields MYISPFIKQCFVTVTVGINTITYGCAIGFPAILLPQLKSPNSELEVTKKSESWIAAILALSLLAGNFVSPFIMERLGRKIAHFTVSVIFLCGWYITLLASNVEVLIIGRIFLGIAGGILSTLRSILVGEYTSPRNRGAFLSTLSLTQAFGIMLVHLIGSLFSWLKTALMCVFFPFISLIMIIYTPESPSWLIAKGRYNESRQVFRWLRGNDEDNELESMILARMAFEQAKIKEYKDGNCFRRWFQTIKKKEFYKPILILIHSNTILHFSGGTTIASYSTVILGHLMGPKANVHFWMVFLDVQRVISNSIFVYIINRTKRRIMIFSTGALSLVSHVAIAIFIYLKTSGWNYDSIWLPALLINIQFFAVAVGTVPLPQVIGGEVLPLEYRSIGGTISLATGGSIMFLVLKTFPELIDNCGLHGTYVVYTMVIFVNLLLIGVLLPETKGKTLQQIEDEFRGRPLRLEEIEARQSLQSNPVENYKRKMSESNTIIETYN; encoded by the exons ATGTATATTTCGCCATTTATAAAACAG TGTTTCGTGACAGTGACTGTGGGTATCAACACGATCACATACGGATGTGCGATTGGTTTCCCAGCTATACTTCTGCCACAACTTAAATCTCCTAATTCTGAACTAGAAGTCACTAAGAAATCTGAATCATGGATTG CGGCAATACTTGCTTTGAGTTTGTTGGCAGGAAATTTTGTATCTCCGTTCATCATGGAAAGACTTGGTCGAAAAATAGCTCACTTTACAgtttctgtaatatttttgtgcgGGTGGTACATCACTCTCCTTGCTTCGAACGTTGAA gTCCTTATCATCGGAAGAATATTTCTGGGTATAGCTGGAGGTATTTTAAGTACATTAAGATCTATTCTCGTGGGGGAATATACCAGTCCTCGAAATAGGGGTGCTTTTCTGTCAACACTGTCCCTTACTCAGGCCTTTGGTATTATGTTGGTTCACCTCATAGGTTCTCTCTTTTCTTGGCTAAAAACAGCTCTGATGTGTGTTTTCTTTCCATTCATAAGCCtcataatgataatatatacTCCCGAATCGCCAAGTTGGCTTATAGCAAAAGGCCGCTATAATGAAAGCAGACAGGTCTTCAGGTGGCTCAGGGGAAACGATGAAGATAATGAACTTGAAAGCATGATATTGGCAAGGATGGCGTTCGAGCAagctaaaataaaagaatataaagatGGCAACTGCTTCCGAAGATGGTTTCAAACAATCAAGAAGAAAGAGTTTTATAAACCTATACTCATTCTTATCCACAGTAATACTATTTTGCATTTCTCTGGGGGAACTACTATAGCCTCATATTCTACGGTAATTTTAGGTCATTTAATGGGACCGAAAGCCAATGTACATTTTTGGATGGTATTCCTTGACGTGCAAAGAGTTATTTCTAACTCAATTTTCGTTTACATAATAAACAGAACCAAAAGaagaataatgatattttcaaCTGGTGCTTTGTCGTTGGTAAGCCACGTTGCTATAGCTATATTCATATATCTCAAAACATCAGGATGGAATTACGACTCCATTTGGCTTCCAGCGTTActcataaatattcaattcttCGCGGTAGCTGTAGGAACTGTTCCTCTCCCACAAGTCATAGGAGGAGAAGTACTGCCATTGGAATATAGAAGTATTGGTGGCACGATAAGCTTAGCGACAGGAGGAAGTATAATGTTCTTAGTTCTTAAGACGTTTCCAGAATTAATAGATAACTGTGGTTTACACGGAACTTATGTAGTGTATACAatggttatttttgttaatttgctGTTAATCGGAGTATTATTACCAGAAACAAAAGGCAAAACTTTACAACAAATTGAAGACGAGTTTAGAGGTAGACCTTTGAGATTGGAAGAAATTGAAGCGAGACAGTCGTTGCAATCAAATCCTgtggaaaattataaaagaaaaatgtctGAGAGTAACACGATAATCGAAACGTATAACTGA